In one Hymenobacter sp. DG25B genomic region, the following are encoded:
- the rnc gene encoding ribonuclease III: protein MPRPGQPLPLFGFFRRLVGQDRAFRQAIATLTGRTPDNIRLYQLAFTHASVVRQQGDTARHQSNERLEFLGDAVLGAVVAEYLFRKFPYEQEGFLTEMRSRIVNRESLNALALKIGLDKLVQLDVTQGRSARSRSVNGNALEALVGAVYLDQGYKAARKFVLSRLVKPFVDVKSLTETTTNFKSKLIEWAQRHGKNLRYDMQSEARPGGVMEFSATVMLDDEEVATGMGLSKKQAEQLAAERALTTLGV from the coding sequence ATGCCAAGGCCCGGCCAGCCACTTCCGCTATTCGGCTTTTTCCGCCGACTGGTAGGGCAGGACCGGGCCTTCCGGCAAGCCATTGCCACACTCACGGGCCGCACGCCCGATAATATCCGCCTGTACCAGCTGGCCTTCACGCATGCTTCCGTAGTGCGGCAGCAGGGCGATACTGCCCGGCACCAAAGCAACGAGCGGCTGGAATTCCTCGGCGACGCCGTACTGGGCGCCGTGGTAGCCGAATACCTGTTCCGCAAGTTTCCCTACGAGCAGGAAGGCTTCCTCACGGAGATGCGCAGCCGCATTGTAAACCGCGAAAGCCTGAACGCACTGGCCCTGAAAATCGGGCTGGATAAGCTGGTGCAGCTGGACGTGACGCAGGGCCGCTCGGCCCGCTCGCGCTCCGTAAACGGCAACGCACTGGAAGCTTTGGTAGGGGCCGTTTACCTTGATCAAGGCTATAAAGCCGCCCGTAAATTCGTGCTCAGTCGGTTAGTGAAGCCCTTCGTGGACGTAAAATCCCTCACGGAAACCACCACCAACTTCAAGAGCAAGCTGATTGAGTGGGCGCAGCGACACGGCAAAAACCTGCGCTACGATATGCAAAGCGAAGCCCGCCCGGGCGGCGTGATGGAGTTTTCGGCCACGGTGATGCTGGATGATGAGGAAGTTGCTACCGGTATGGGCCTCTCGAAAAAGCAGGCGGAACAACTGGCCGCCGAGCGGGCGTTGACCACGCTGGGCGTGTAG